One Erpetoichthys calabaricus chromosome 8, fErpCal1.3, whole genome shotgun sequence DNA segment encodes these proteins:
- the emc6 gene encoding ER membrane protein complex subunit 6, whose translation MAALVAKRDGPQFISEVAVRGNAAVLEYCRTSVSALSGATAGILGLTGLYGFIFYFLASFLLSLLLILKAGRKWNKYFKSRRLLFTGGLVGGLFTYVLFWTFLYGMVHVY comes from the coding sequence ATGGCCGCTTTGGTAGCGAAACGAGATGGACCTCAGTTCATCAGTGAAGTGGCTGTCCGAGGAAATGCAGCAGTACTGGAATACTGCAGGACATCTGTGTCAGCTTTGTCAGGAGCGACGGCGGGAATTCTGGGCCTGACAGGACTCTATGGCTTTATCTTCTACTTCCTTGCTTCGTTCCTCCTCTCCTTGTTGCTTATACTTAAAGCTGGGCGCAAGTGGAACAAATATTTCAAGTCAAGAAGGCTCCTGTTTACTGGGGGGCTAGTGGGTGGCCTTTTCACTTATGTCCTCTTCTGGACCTTCCTGTATGGTATGGTGCACGTGTACTAA